The Euwallacea similis isolate ESF13 chromosome 21, ESF131.1, whole genome shotgun sequence genome contains the following window.
AAGGTTGTTGGAGAATTTTCACGAGTCGGGTAGTGTTAATTATgtgaaacaaaacaaaaaaagacttGTGACCgatattgaagaaaatcaattcttGGTATTAGGATCAATTGAAGAGAATCCTAATAGAAGTACTAGAAAAATCGCCAATGAAACCGGTATAAGTCGTACAAGTGTAAGGCGGATCTTaagtaatttcaatttccgGCCGTTTCATATCCAACTTCATCAACATTTATATGGAGCGGATTTCGAGCGTAGACTTGATTTTTGCCATTGGGTACTGGAACGGTTCAACGAagactttcattttttttattttgttttattcacCGACGAAGCAACTTTTCGTAATAACGGTTTGATAAATTgtcataattttcattattatgaCACGGAAAACAGACATTTATTTAGAACAATTAATCGTCAAAATATGGAGTTTGAATGTCTTCGGacgaatttttaacaattatgtAATTGGTCCATATTTTTTCGATGGACACTTAAATGGCAGAAAATTtctagcatttttaaaaagggaCTTCTGGGCTCTTTTAGAGAATATTCCATTAAATCTAAGAGCCCGAATGTGGCTTCAACTCGATGGTTCCCCGGCTCATTTTCAGCACTCAGTTAGAAGATATCTGGACAAAAAATTTCCAAGTAAATGAATCGACAGGAATGGTCCATGCAATTGGCCAGCTAGATCACCTGACCATACCCCcatggattattttttatggggatatgtaaaaaattaagtttataaGATTTCTCCTACCACAACTGatgatatgaaaataagaattaGGAATGTTTTTACCTCTATTACACCACAAATGCTAGAAAATGTCAGAAAATCTTTTGCAGAAAGAATCAAAATATGCATAGAAGAAAATGGTTATCATGTAAAACACCtgatatacatttttttaattatacttagttttctgctttttgttaatattgttaatattgttaaaattgtaatatacaaatatacgaaagtaaataattaaattgcatgGATATCTTGGCAATTTCATATGgcataatgttaaaattggggatttagatatttttataaaaatgtatgttttttgcGAAAATGAGTAGAGCTAGGTATAGGAAACCCTAATGATATTCGATAGATAAGTAAATTTGGCATCTAACAGTAGCACAACATAccgggtgtcccatttaaattaaagaagttattAACAGTTAAAAGTTGAACGAATTTGGCACTATTTTTAGAACACGCTGTACAATTCGCcgactttttgaaacttgcAGTACAAAATTTGGTCCCTTGATGGcttcccattaaaattttgttttaaaaacttaaatatggGATGAGAGATtgggtgttgaaaattatcttgtattttgacaaaaactgaattatttcaaaaactgctagAGTTATATACCATAAACCTTAattcaacttaattttattttaatggttgagttcaaaaattatataatatacaggggatcccatttaaaaaaatgcaactttgatCAATTACATGTGTTTGGGGCACTCTGcatactttaaaaataattttaaaatatagctCTAGTTAGTCTGTATACAGctcaaaaaagaaacagttaaaaaatctcttggcTTTGTCATGAAATTCTGAGGTGTTACTTgtggcccaccctgtataataagctactttgattaatattattaGATCTCAACAAATGAAAACCGATTCCAGACCATCAGGAATATGTACAGCATACCAGTCGAGACTCCTTGTACATACAGTTTTTGTCGATTCGGCATGGGTTTTCTTGTTGGAACAAAGCTATCAAAATATGAATCACTAATCAGTTGATAATTATTGGTGTCTAATGTTAGACACAATGTTTGCAACGCattactaaaaactaaaaggcaattgcattttttctaatatagTTTCATCCGGGCAGCATTCTTGGCTCTAACACCAGACGCCGGCCAAACCAAACAATTCGTTCCAAAAGTGTTGAGGGACCTGTTGAAACAATTGGTAACATTTATGCAAAGCAACCCTCCTCTAAGACAAATGACTGAAGCACGATTACTGAAAATGGCCGTTGAAAGTATGTTGATGCAACATTTTAGGGAATGATGCAGGCTCACGGGCTCTAAGCCATATTAATGGAGTGATATTCAAAAAGCCTTTACCTTAAGTTCTTTAACGTGTAAAGTACAGGATCATTCCGCAAGCTACCGAATTTAGTTGAAATGGTATCAAAAAGttgtaaatgaaaattaattatatttttaccaaactttaaaaattaagcgTAAACAGAACAATATTGTCCACGTCACTGTCGTTCGCTAAATATGTCAATTGTTCTGCCATTTATAATTGCCAATTTAGATTACTTTTTGACAGTTTTTCAATAAGCTCGGTAATCAGCACCATAtcgaataataatttagtgaTCATGCGGTGATCCGACGAGTAGTGagaatttaagtttttgacatgtatttgtttttatgttttctctTATTTAAGACTGGTAATAAATAcctcctaatttttttgtggtatgaaggaaatgttttatttttacctttcCACATGTCCTTTTCATGAAATCATCTCTAGGCATATTAtataaaccaataaaaataaatctcgCTTATCTTTTTCAGCCTTGAAAAATGGTGATCTTCCATTATGGTAAGAAGTCCGAGCTATGCTAAACACTGATTTTTATCGCTTGGGTTTCTGAAGCCCCGTTTTAAGCTTTCCTTTTGtttatacatttaaattaatggacTGGAATGgcgaaaataaaacaaaatagatATAATTATAGAATAATGTataattaatgtattaaatataataagtaattaaaagtAACTTCATACGTTTCGGTATACATCATCGAACATGGAGACGTTTGATTAAGCCATAGGCTcatattttgttttggttATAATGCTCGCAAGACAACAAGATAATATTACACCAAGTAGAGGAAAAAACGCTATTCCCACAGCGGCACCTGCGACGATCCCAATGTTTGCATCCAGAAAGTTCACAACCTTGTCGTAGCAGCCCTAAGATATAAATCCATATATAAACATTAGCGATTATAAATTTCACAAACTAATGACAATAGAAGAATCTCCATAACTCGTGAGGAGACATTTGGTAATGAATATAATATTGCAATTCTcagtacaaaaattataatgggTGATTATTAAGAAAACTGGTTCATACATGTAAAGCTAcatttatgttaaatatttcaatgagatgtacaaaattgtttttaaccAGGAATAAAGCTGATATCCCTAAATCTATGAAATATCCCTAAAGTTGGTTTATGTAGATTGATAgacaattttgaacatttactcCATTGACATGGtaaaagtgtcttaagtagTGTTTTGGTGAAATTTCGAGATAATCTATATTTTGAGGAAGTTTTAACCAGAGTGTCAAAAGTATATGCTGTAGTGACCGGTAGTTTAAATTCTTACCTGGTTGTAAATTTCATGCGCATCTTCTTCAGTATTACATCCTTCTTTAATACAACACGAAAGGGGTATGGGTAATTTATGATCTAACCAATCTTGAGCTCGGTGATTTCCACAGCAGTGCAACTGtaataaaatggtttaaatggATATCTACAAACAAATTATAGAACTTTCatacacaaaaattaaataattcaaaaatcattCATTTAAACGGGTGATATATAACtattataacaaaatttacaagGAGAGAATATTATCATGTCCATCcatctaattttttctagttgtaatttttacaCAGTTGAACTATGTTGATACACATATATACTTACCGTCTTTTGAATTACATCTAGATCAGATGAAACTTGGGTGTTACTAATATTGTGATAATTTATTATAGCATCGGTGAGTCCTTTATCAAAACCCTCCTTCAATTTTGATCGATaggcaaatattgaaattccgGCTCCTAGTTCCAAAACTAACACTATCGCCAGGAAAGCTCCATActagaataataaaataatatcaacTCGGAAATTGATATTATATCAAAGAAAACCGAATTAAGTGTGAATTAAATCCAATAAGGTTAATTATTGATGGTTTCTCACTCGTAAAGTTACCATTTTGGACtatcaagaaattaaaaaactggtCGACAGTATGTTAACCTTTGAGCAAAACTAACTGTATGTTGACAAGCTACGAAGGATCGATATAATATCATATAAGTATCGGTTAACTAAATTCTGTCTTTACTCTCTTGTATGAGGTAATGATTTATGTGGACAAATTGGTGAATGCCAAACTACTATTACTagatctttatt
Protein-coding sequences here:
- the LOC136415845 gene encoding tetraspanin-7-like — encoded protein: MGKHLQTVAALACMKSLLMVFNFIFWVSGIAIFAIGIWMEIELYKYMEMSTEFSGTAPYVLIGTGALIILIGSLACCCTVKGQPVLLYVYGAFLAIVLVLELGAGISIFAYRSKLKEGFDKGLTDAIINYHNISNTQVSSDLDVIQKTLHCCGNHRAQDWLDHKLPIPLSCCIKEGCNTEEDAHEIYNQGCYDKVVNFLDANIGIVAGAAVGIAFFPLLGVILSCCLASIITKTKYEPMA